The following proteins are encoded in a genomic region of Sorangiineae bacterium MSr12523:
- a CDS encoding tetratricopeptide repeat protein, giving the protein MHEVDEELREIKREIIESRGLVIKTNNLTNALSADIKSIAKRQQTYERRLTLNSATAYVVFVVVVLGALKFAWDARVDAIKVEIEQKAADNERLRKEAREILKRDEDRARAEVKAAQFFELIRQGKRAEVVEQWEAIKKEPLSKAETAAFTDAVEKAKNELALLQFQQAVDKARVQRWQEAATLYEESLKYKEDSSISSSVQLGLADAYRHLGRQRDAIPMLTHLSENAPDKEIQDDALHQLAFCQMDIQAWNDAKNTWRALLRRFPDSHFAPEGRLQLAQLNLMH; this is encoded by the coding sequence ATGCATGAGGTCGACGAGGAGCTGCGGGAGATTAAGCGCGAGATCATCGAATCGCGCGGGCTCGTCATCAAGACGAACAACCTGACGAACGCGCTCAGCGCGGACATCAAGTCCATCGCCAAACGGCAACAGACCTACGAACGGCGCCTGACCTTGAACAGCGCGACGGCGTACGTGGTGTTCGTGGTGGTGGTGCTTGGGGCGCTGAAATTCGCCTGGGATGCGCGGGTGGACGCCATCAAGGTGGAAATCGAGCAGAAAGCTGCCGACAACGAGCGGCTGCGCAAGGAAGCGCGCGAGATTTTGAAGCGCGACGAGGACCGCGCCCGCGCCGAGGTGAAGGCGGCGCAGTTTTTCGAGCTGATTCGCCAAGGCAAGCGCGCCGAGGTGGTCGAGCAGTGGGAGGCCATCAAGAAAGAGCCTCTGTCCAAGGCCGAGACGGCTGCCTTCACCGATGCGGTGGAAAAGGCGAAAAACGAGCTGGCGCTGCTGCAGTTCCAGCAGGCGGTGGACAAGGCCCGTGTGCAGCGCTGGCAGGAGGCGGCGACGCTCTACGAGGAGTCGCTGAAGTACAAGGAGGACTCATCCATCTCGTCGAGCGTGCAGCTGGGCCTCGCCGACGCCTACCGTCATTTGGGCCGGCAGCGCGATGCGATTCCGATGCTGACGCACCTCTCGGAAAACGCCCCCGACAAGGAAATCCAGGACGACGCCCTTCACCAACTGGCCTTCTGCCAAATGGACATTCAGGCCTGGAACGACGCCAAAAACACGTGGCGCGCGCTATTGCGGCGATTCCCGGATTCGCACTTCGCCCCGGAAGGCCGGTTGCAACTCGCGCAACTCAATTTGATGCACTAG
- the efp gene encoding elongation factor P encodes MSSTTDIRKGLRIQIDGVPYHIVEHQFVKPGKGQAFTRCRVKNLVNGNVIERTWKSGESVELADVEERKMTYSWEEADTFVFMDTATGDQIHVEKDKVGDAARFLGEGLDVEVTLFNGSAIGVDLPANVIMQVVESEPGIKGDTASGATKPAKLVTGATVNVPLFIKEGEWIKVDTSTGQYLERVNK; translated from the coding sequence ATGAGCTCGACCACAGACATCCGCAAAGGTCTTCGCATCCAAATCGACGGCGTCCCGTACCACATCGTCGAGCACCAGTTCGTCAAGCCCGGCAAAGGGCAGGCGTTCACGCGCTGTCGCGTGAAAAACCTGGTCAACGGCAACGTCATCGAGCGCACGTGGAAATCGGGCGAGTCGGTGGAATTGGCCGACGTCGAAGAGCGGAAGATGACCTACTCCTGGGAGGAGGCCGACACCTTCGTCTTCATGGACACCGCCACCGGCGACCAGATCCACGTGGAAAAAGACAAGGTTGGCGATGCCGCCCGCTTCCTCGGCGAAGGCCTGGACGTGGAGGTCACCCTCTTCAACGGCAGCGCCATCGGCGTGGATCTCCCCGCCAACGTCATCATGCAGGTCGTCGAAAGCGAGCCTGGCATCAAGGGTGACACCGCCAGCGGCGCCACCAAGCCCGCCAAGCTCGTCACCGGCGCCACGGTCAACGTTCCGCTCTTCATCAAAGAAGGCGAGTGGATCAAGGTCGACACGTCGACCGGGCAGTACCTCGAGCGCGTCAACAAGTAG
- a CDS encoding peptidylglycine alpha-amidating monooxygenase, translating to MRHPGGVRFLAFLAAFAASISTSALVASCSDSSSPPPVVDAALDAAVDANEDGAVALGLPCAVDNVLARNCRSCHSNPPQFGAPMPLVTWEDLQATSPADSSAKIYQRIGVRIHSNDDPMPKPPNPRLGIADLAILDDYIATSAPRSGNSCTTVGADGGPVPLGCTPDVHMVPKGRWTMPKDRPDEYVCYGFDITQSTKRHGIAFAPKIDNTRLVHHVVLFQSDDPVDTTPHPCSPVGSLAWRLVFGWAPGGQNLLLPPEAGFPLEGTSHYVAQIHYNNATGAEGQSDGSGFDLCTTSELRRYDADVMAFGSQNFEIPPQSRHDIGCTFTVPSSFQEVHTFSVMPHMHKLGRALVNTLYPANDPANPVDMGAQSAFDFNNQVWMRIDATLRPGDLVKTRCAWTNTTQYDVSFGQNTEDEMCYAFTMYYPRIDSSGWTWALPAAAARCSKSE from the coding sequence ATGCGGCATCCGGGGGGTGTGCGTTTCCTCGCATTTTTGGCGGCCTTTGCAGCATCCATTTCGACCAGCGCGCTGGTCGCATCGTGCAGCGATTCCTCATCGCCTCCACCCGTGGTGGACGCGGCGTTGGATGCCGCGGTCGATGCGAACGAGGACGGGGCCGTAGCCTTGGGGCTGCCGTGCGCCGTCGACAACGTTCTCGCGCGAAATTGCCGCAGTTGCCACTCGAACCCGCCGCAGTTCGGCGCGCCCATGCCGCTGGTCACGTGGGAGGACCTGCAGGCGACGTCGCCGGCGGATTCGAGCGCGAAGATTTACCAGCGCATCGGCGTGCGCATCCACAGCAACGACGATCCCATGCCCAAGCCGCCCAACCCGCGGCTGGGCATCGCGGACCTCGCCATTCTGGACGATTACATCGCCACGAGCGCCCCGCGTTCGGGCAATTCGTGCACGACCGTGGGCGCGGACGGCGGGCCGGTGCCGCTGGGGTGCACGCCCGACGTGCACATGGTGCCAAAGGGCCGGTGGACCATGCCCAAGGATCGGCCGGACGAATACGTTTGCTACGGCTTCGACATCACGCAATCGACCAAGCGCCACGGCATCGCCTTCGCGCCGAAAATCGACAACACGCGGCTGGTGCACCACGTGGTGCTCTTTCAATCGGACGATCCGGTGGACACCACACCGCACCCTTGCAGCCCGGTGGGATCGCTGGCGTGGCGGCTCGTGTTCGGGTGGGCGCCGGGCGGCCAGAACCTGCTCTTGCCACCCGAGGCGGGCTTCCCGCTGGAGGGCACGAGCCATTACGTGGCGCAGATTCACTACAACAATGCGACGGGCGCAGAGGGCCAGAGCGATGGCTCCGGTTTCGACCTGTGCACGACCTCCGAGCTGCGCCGCTACGACGCCGACGTCATGGCGTTTGGCTCGCAGAACTTCGAAATCCCTCCGCAAAGCCGGCACGACATCGGGTGCACCTTCACGGTTCCGTCCTCGTTCCAAGAGGTGCACACGTTTTCCGTGATGCCGCACATGCACAAGCTCGGCAGGGCGCTGGTCAACACGCTTTATCCAGCGAACGATCCGGCAAATCCGGTCGATATGGGGGCGCAATCCGCATTCGACTTCAACAACCAGGTCTGGATGCGCATCGACGCCACCCTACGGCCTGGTGACCTCGTCAAAACCCGTTGCGCTTGGACGAATACGACACAATATGACGTTTCCTTCGGACAAAACACCGAGGATGAGATGTGCTACGCCTTCACCATGTACTATCCGCGCATCGACAGTTCGGGGTGGACCTGGGCACTCCCCGCCGCCGCCGCGCGGTGCAGCAAATCGGAATGA
- the hflX gene encoding GTPase HflX, producing the protein MTEIYGNKTGLSPAAVRTLERIYRRRVPIEHLTTPELVRSLVDASVETGRQVGALVHRSGQVDYVVVGDAGKLMLPDIGRLRAAEGRFRGLRLIHTHVRGEALSRDDLVDLVRMRLDLVAAIQMAPSGDPRSIMYAHNVPGNPPYREIGPMPLSKVDVHVGQLMADLEREFSTLSGTRAVRAKDGRAILVHVFDKSRSPGGAGMAEVSMRELRELAYTAGVEVVDSIVQGREHIDPKFVVGRGKLDDIILRAVELDADVLVFDRNLTPAQASAIAKTSDLKVIDRTQLILDIFAQRAEGRDGKLQVELAQLKYSLQRLGQKDDSLSRLTGGIGGRGPGETKLEIGRRRAKERVTHLEHQLKQLAKQREQRRRKRTREGIPIVAIVGYTNAGKSTLLNTMTGADVLAEDKLFATLDTRSRILKVGWAGYGDREVVLTDTVGFIRDLPKDLFAAFRATFEEAADADVLLHVVDASDPDKEGHIQTTENLLAELDLDGIPRILVYNKADLLEPINAKAMLRAARSHEEAEVVMVSATQRETTLPLIESIARKLEGRWDASAKGGWANAAAPVSEELEVSPAEDGTELFESSHLSHQGSLHEMLAAAGKRTRRVSVSS; encoded by the coding sequence GTGACGGAGATCTACGGTAACAAAACAGGTCTCTCGCCCGCGGCGGTGCGCACGTTGGAGCGCATCTACCGGCGGCGGGTTCCCATCGAACATTTGACCACGCCGGAGCTGGTTCGCTCCCTGGTCGACGCTTCCGTCGAAACCGGGCGCCAAGTTGGCGCGCTGGTGCATCGCTCGGGGCAGGTCGACTACGTCGTCGTGGGCGATGCCGGCAAGTTGATGCTGCCTGACATCGGGCGTCTGCGCGCCGCCGAGGGTCGCTTCCGCGGCCTGCGGTTGATCCACACGCACGTCCGCGGGGAAGCCCTTTCGCGCGACGACTTGGTGGACCTCGTGCGTATGCGGCTCGACTTGGTGGCGGCCATTCAAATGGCGCCGAGCGGGGATCCGCGTTCGATCATGTACGCGCACAACGTGCCCGGCAATCCGCCGTACCGCGAAATCGGCCCGATGCCGCTGTCCAAGGTGGACGTGCACGTCGGCCAATTGATGGCCGATCTGGAGCGCGAGTTTTCGACCTTGTCCGGCACGCGCGCCGTCCGCGCCAAGGACGGGCGGGCCATTCTGGTGCACGTCTTCGACAAGAGCCGCTCGCCGGGCGGCGCCGGTATGGCCGAAGTGTCCATGCGCGAGCTGCGCGAGCTGGCCTACACCGCGGGCGTCGAGGTGGTGGACTCCATCGTGCAAGGCCGCGAGCACATCGATCCGAAGTTCGTCGTGGGGCGCGGGAAGCTCGACGACATCATTTTGCGGGCCGTGGAGCTGGACGCCGACGTCCTCGTGTTCGACCGCAATTTGACGCCGGCACAGGCCTCGGCCATCGCCAAGACGAGCGATCTCAAGGTCATCGATCGCACGCAGCTCATTTTGGACATCTTCGCGCAGCGCGCGGAGGGCCGCGACGGCAAGCTGCAAGTGGAGCTCGCGCAGCTCAAATACAGCCTGCAGCGCCTGGGGCAAAAGGACGACTCGCTGTCGCGCCTCACCGGCGGCATCGGCGGACGCGGTCCCGGCGAAACGAAGCTCGAGATCGGGCGCCGCCGCGCCAAAGAGCGGGTCACGCACCTGGAGCACCAGCTCAAACAATTGGCCAAACAGCGCGAGCAGCGCCGCCGAAAGCGCACGCGCGAGGGCATCCCCATCGTGGCCATCGTTGGGTACACCAACGCGGGCAAGAGCACCTTGCTCAACACGATGACCGGGGCCGACGTTCTGGCCGAGGACAAGTTGTTCGCGACCTTGGACACGCGTTCGCGCATCCTCAAGGTCGGCTGGGCCGGTTACGGCGACCGTGAGGTCGTGCTGACGGACACCGTGGGGTTCATTCGCGATCTGCCGAAGGATCTCTTCGCCGCCTTCCGCGCGACGTTCGAGGAAGCGGCCGATGCGGACGTGCTCCTTCACGTGGTGGACGCGTCGGATCCGGACAAGGAAGGTCACATCCAGACCACGGAGAACCTTCTCGCCGAGCTCGACCTCGATGGGATCCCGCGCATCCTCGTCTACAACAAGGCGGACTTGCTGGAGCCCATCAATGCCAAGGCCATGCTTCGTGCGGCGCGTTCGCACGAGGAGGCGGAGGTCGTGATGGTGAGCGCGACGCAGCGCGAAACGACCCTGCCGTTGATCGAGTCCATCGCGCGCAAGCTCGAGGGTCGATGGGATGCCAGCGCCAAAGGTGGGTGGGCCAATGCGGCGGCTCCGGTGTCGGAAGAACTCGAGGTTTCCCCTGCAGAGGACGGCACGGAGCTCTTCGAGTCATCGCATCTGTCCCATCAAGGGAGCCTGCACGAGATGCTGGCGGCCGCCGGAAAGCGTACGCGCCGCGTCAGCGTAAGCTCATGA